A region of the Oncorhynchus gorbuscha isolate QuinsamMale2020 ecotype Even-year linkage group LG02, OgorEven_v1.0, whole genome shotgun sequence genome:
GTCTCTGAATTACTATGGAAAAATATGTGGATTAGTGTTGTCCCGAGACTAATAACGACAGAAATTATGTTCATGTTGGAAAAAAACAGCCTTATGTTGCCACccagagtcacatttatttattttgcaagCTATAGCACACACCATTTTACAAATGTATGTTTTAAATGACCACAGAATTCACTCTGCTTCGTGTTTTCTTTTTGCCAAGGAATATCTGGCATTGTAGGATTGCTATACTGGTATCGTGACAACATTAATTTAGATACAAGTGACACTGATATCACACCCTGTGACGCTAATGGCATTAGAGTTTAGAGGTCTGAGTATCTTTGTGCGAAGGAGAGGTTGGACAGTCAATGTGATAAGTGTCTGACTTCCTCATACTCTTATCAGTCAGACTGAATAACTAGATAGtgtgcctcccgggtggcgcagtggttaagggtgctgtactgcagcgccagctgtgccaccagagactctcgCGCCCaagctctgtcgtaaccggccgcaaccgggaggtccgtgggggcgacgcacaattggcctagcgtctcCAGGTTAGTGAGGGTTTGGCCgttagggaaatccttgtctcatcgcgcaccagcgactcctgtggcgggccggacgcatgactttcaaccttggtctctcccgagcccgtacgggagttgtagcgatgagacaagatagtagctacaaaaaaacaattggataccatgaaattgggaagaaaatggggtacaaaaaaaaaaaaagaataactAGATACTAGTACTAATATCAAGCTTCTGTATACCATACCTTTGGTATCGCTGATattgtttcagtgttatttaaaTGCCACCATTGAACATTGAGCAAATGTGATTTTATCTCATTTCAATGTACTGTATTGGATTGCATTTGTTGCTTGTGAATTAACTGTCTGACTCGTAACAATGTatcgctctctcactctgtagCAGCAGGCAGAGCGGGGTAACAGGAAGCGATACATGTCTTCAGACAAGGACAGGCCTACCTCTCCACTCAGCAAGAGGATAGCATTGTCTCCTGAGAGAGGTGAGGGCCTCAAACTGTTCAGAAAACGCTTAGTCTGACATTAATAATGTGTTCTTCCCAAGGAACTCGTGCACACACACGTGGTTTGGTTATACCAAATGTGGAAATCCAACTACCAGAGAAACCTTACCGTAGGCTGCATTATCTGTTCTTTCTATATGCTTTGTCTGTGTTTAACCAAGTCATTCATCTGAGGCCACAATTCCCTGCTGTATGTAATCAACTTCCCATCAATGTCCTACAGGTCGTGGTGACAGGAGGATGCCTGGACGGCCCCCACTCTCTCCTAGAATGGACCGGCCCAGAGGCCAGGGCCCTCGCCCCATGCCACCACCGGGAGAAAGGTAGGTGCCCTCTGCTGCTTCTCATCCAAaactacacacacaaccccaatCTGACGCCTCTTTGTTGGTGCTGCCCTTCACCGCAGTAGTGATGTCATTTTAGGATGTTAGAGCAACCACAAGCCTTTGTTTTGAATGTGGAACAAGTCACAAAAGTGGAAGCCCCCGAAGTATATGATATACACCAATACACAGGGCATGTGACCCTGTCGTCACTATTTATACATCTACACGCACCCTCTCTATACAGGTAGATTCATCCCCATGATAACCCTTGTAAATTGTCATAGGCATGTGGCACTAAGCCCAATCATGTCATTTCTCTCTTTAGAAAACGTCCTCTGTCCCCACCACCAAAGTCGTCTGGCAAAGGTCCAGGGGTGTTGTCCTCGGGCTCAGGCAAACAGCCCCCAGGCGGCCCAGGCTCAGGCTCCGGCAAGCCTAGCAGCACACTGTCTCGCCGTGAGGAACTGCTGAAGCAGCTCAAAGCTGTTGAGGATGCCATCGCCCGCAAGAGGGCCAAGATCCCAGGGAAATAACCCtcaccctgcctgcctgcctgcctacccaAGTCGCCCAGGCAACATCAAGCATCAAGGGACATAAGTCACCAATACCTGTCAAGAAGCCTAGCATTCTCTGGAAATGTAAAAAAGGTGTCTGTCCCTAAATGTAAAGGCCATTGTGTAATTGTTACTGAACAAAATGgccaccaaaacatttctgcttgTTTGCCTTCAGAGAGAGGTTGTCTAAAAGGTTTTACAGTGCTGAAAAGAAGTAGTAGCAGGGTGTCACTGTTGTCTATTTAGTGAGAAGGAACAATCTTCCCATCGTGTCTCATTGATAAGGTGAATTTATATACTTTCGATCcacactgtttctctctgtctgcccctttTACTGTCTCTTATCTCATGTCTTTTTTTCTGTCTGTTGGGTCGAGTGCTGGTCTTGCCCCATTTCTTCCGTTCTGAAGATCCTGGAAACTGCCTCTAGTCTCCCAACTGGTTCTCTGTACAAACATTTCGTCTGCATTCATTCAGAATGAGAAACACGCTCACAGGACCTCTTGTTCATGGTGGTTATGTCTTAACCAATGACTTCTCCTGTTCTAGGCCTGTGCTCTGTGTTCTCTTGCAGTGTTCATTTTACATACAGTGTACAATAATTGTGAGCATTTGACAAGCACCCATTTTTTTCAAGTGTATGATTGTAGAGAACAAATTGATAGTGATGTGTGAAGTATTGCTTTTTTAATCTACCCAAAAAAATCTCTAGCTCTTCTCAAGTAATTTACTGTGTTTTATTTTTCTCACATTTTTAGTTGACAGAGTATGAGAGATGGTTGGGGACACCGGAGGATAAGGAGCGTCTTGCTTTTGTGACAAAAGGCTTCTAAATAAACTATTTTGATAAAGAGAAACCATCTGTCGTGTGTCTGTTCCTTCTCCATAATTTCACTCTCCCCAATCCTATATTAATTGGATACATGGCTCCATCAATCACTTGTTTTCTCTCGTTCTTCACAGGAGATGAAGCGCAATGTATTGCATGTTGATGTACATTTTCACTACCAAATATAATTTGAAAAACAAGGCTTTCACATGATTACTGCAGATCTTATGAATAATAATGGGCAGGACACCTGCTTTCTAGGGTGGGGCAAGGACATCACAGATGCATTCGGATTAACCAATGATATTTGGTGCTTTTCCACTGGCAGTCAATGGCTGGGCTGAGGCTCATGTGATAGAGGCAAATGTGATAGAAGATGTGATGATATTGATTTAACGTTAGTGAGGTGGAAATATGAGCCCAGCTAAGCTGGTCAATGGTACAAGTCCTACTGATTTAGTGTGTTTGTTCTTCGGGGCAGGGATTGGTCATTGGAAAGTTCATGGTACTTGCCCTTATTAGACTCATCTCAGTTTTAGACTCCAGAGTGGCAGATGTTAATGTATGTCTCTCAGACATGTTAATCAGTAAGCAGACTAATAGTCTAGGGTCTGTTTCAACATAACCAGAATATATTAAAACACATGCTCTACTACTTTTTCTGCATACAGTCTGATTATTCTGCATACTAAAAGTCCCATACCTTGACAGTTCATTAGCCTACAGATAGGGGGAACTTCTTCATCACAAAGAAAAATACCTATTTATAATGAGGCATGTTGTCTTCTGACAGTTTATTGAAGCCATGTGGCGTTCTTTACAGATTTCTCTTTGCCTGTGTACTGGCTTGATGGTGAGGATACCTGTCATTATGACAATCTCACGTGATGTTTGTCATTATAATGCACTGATAAGGCATACTTACTGGTTTGCCCAGCTATCACACCTTATCTGCTTTCTTTGTAACTGACTTGTATTTCTGGAACCAACGATGTTGGAAATGTTTCAATCAGGAATAACATGAAAAATACTCCTTGTTCAGTAAGGGAACGACgaggaggggcagggagagatgaGGCTATTGTGATGACACCATTGTTTGCATCAGAGTGGGACGATCCAGGCTGCAGGAGAAAGTGTTCACCTTGTAGGAAGGCTGATGAGGTTGTCAAGTGAATGAGCTAAATATACTATAATAAGAATTCATCAATCATCATCCTTCGTTTATCATGCTGAATTTAacatgaaaaaatatatttacagtTTTTTCCCTCTGAAGGTTTTAGCATACAGTATGTGGTTACATTTATTATTGGCAGAAAACTGAAAAGGTGTAGTAGGATAGGCCAAAATTATGCTACATTTATTTTATGGATTCAGATTTGGTCTATTTTATCCGTGTGTGTATAAATGAACCGTTTTGTTACATTTCTTCATAATTCCTAGCTTCTGTCTTGACTTTGAAAACATATCAGTAAGATTACTGTCTGTCAATGGATGCAAGCTGTCTGACAGTATGCCTATGGTCAATATATTGATTATAGCAGCTAATAAAATCAATATGAATAATTATGTATAGGTGTACACAAGCTCATATAGATGAATGTAATAACAGGTGATGTAATGTTGATGTAAACACAAGCCAAGTCCTGACAGTGGGGACACTCACTGTAGGAAAGAGGAAGCTGGGAACTGAATATAGTGATTTCCATTTCCTCCTACATACGGATTTCCCCAACCAGGTACATCCGCTATAAATTGTAGGATCACTGGCATTATGGCACAAAACAGAGCATAAGCACTTGGGCTCCTCTACtaacaaatatatatttgatattAGAAATTGCCAGGTCTATTCAAGATTATGCAGGTAAGTGAGAGTTTGACTGCCCTGATTGTTTGAAATTTAACTACACCTGAATGAATGGTGGATTACGTTTTGATCCATCATTTTGGATTGGTTTTTATTCTAATGGTAATTTATTAATGGTGTTTGTTcgtttttattcatttatttcacTCCTTTGCAGACTCTACTTTTACTTGGACTTTTTATTTATAAATTGACTTTGGCATCAGAGGCACACAAGCATAAGGGATGCTTCAGTGCAGAAGAATTGGAGGATGGAGCTCTTAAGATCTTGCGTCGAAACCGGTACCTGAAAGACGGTCATATTGATGAAACGCAATATCACAAGCTGGGTACGAAGAAGACCTGCCCTGCTGTGCTTCATTCACAGTCAGTAGACTACAACAACCGTTCTGTCTCCCCCTGGCGGTACAGGTAAGGCATCTCTTTCTACTAGAAGTAAATACTTTCTGGATAGGTCTAACATTTTATAGCCTCGTACGAACCATCATGATCTCGCGAACTCATATTCTGTTTCGACACAGAACGTGATCAAAGAATGTGAGCTCTGAGATCAGGATGGTTCGTACGAGGCTACAATTGTACTCGTGCAGTCATAGTGTTCTCATTCGGACAGtaatataatttgagtcaatgtGCATGACATATGGCTAGGAAAGAAAATACATTTTCGTATGGCATTATTAATTGATTAATTGGCTAATTGATTAATTGGAATGTGACTTTTCCCACAGCATCGATAGCAAGGAGGGACGATTCCCTGAGAAgattgttgttgctgaatgtctATGCACGGGATGTATCATCGTCAAAGGGCACGGACATCACGGGGCCGAATACGAAGATTATGGATATAACTCTGTGCCTGTAGTGCAATCCCAGATGGTTTTGATGAAGACCAAGTGCACGACCGACCCAGGAAAATATTCATTCAGCTCACATTATATTAAAGTGCCTATTGCCTGCACCTGCGTTAAGGCTAGGACATATTAAGTGCCTCTCATAGAGGACATTTTTTAGACAAACTGTAGTGACatgtttcacattttgttgtgtttgtttTAAAATGCACTTAAGTTATTGAAAGTATACCACTATGCTTATGGATACGAAGCTATCGAGAATACATGGATTTTTACATGACACTCTTAGGTACATTAATGTAGTACTTGTGTTGCAAGGTTGTATTTATTTGATGATCTATTAACTATTTATTAGTCTCGGCAGACGGATTTCCTCCCACAATGTACCAATGTTCCGGCTGTTGCTCATAGGTCTGGGTTTCAGAGACTAACTATTTATTGAACTATGTTCTCAAGCTATTTATTTCTCGATGTTTTTTGGTGACTTTTGTTATTAGGCCTATTCCTTTCAACATCAATGTGTTCTTCTGTTCCTGTTTTCCCATCAACACAATCAAACATTTTAGATAGCTGCCTCTGTTGAAATTGGAAATGGTAAATATTCGAATTTTCTGCGCATTTAACGCAGTATACTATACGAATCGTTTGATTAGGCTATTTATCGGTATTGATTTTGACAAATTGTACGTGGGTGATGAATTTATAGAAATGTAGCAGAATTTATTAAATGTTATTGTTATCTTAATAAAGATTACTAATGAAATATCTGCCGATCATGCTTTATTTAGGCCAACCTAAATGATTAAAGGTGGATAAATCTTCGGGGTTATAATATATACTAAGGTTATTTAAAAAGCAACATCAAGACAGCCTTCGTTATTACATGAGCCAACAATTTACTATTGAGATTTTTATAACGATTTGAGAATGAGCGCAGATGAATTGCTTGAAGGCGTCCGCCAATTCTTTACGGGTATCTTCTGTTTTCAGATCTATGAAATTATAACCAATCGGATCCACTCCTGAACTACCCACATGACAAGTGGGTAAAATTTCGGCTACGTGTTTTTAGCAGCATGGCTACAAAAGATAATCAGGTCTTTAAATAAAAACGGTACAGGACCTCTGCTAAAGAAAGATAAAACATAAATATGCCATACTGCCTGCACGTAGTGTTCTCACTAAACCTCTCGGAGGTAAGTTAATATTCAGTGTGATTTAGCGAAAGACGCTCATCATTATTATGTACAGGACCAGTCAAATATTTGGACACACTTAATCATtacaaggtttttctttattttgtactattttctacattgtagaataatagtaaatacatcaaaactatgaaatagcacatatggaatcatgtagtaaccaaaaaaatgttaaacaaatcaaaatatattttagattcttcaaagtagccaccctttgccttgacagttttgcacattgttggcattctctcaaccatttaacatgtgtgcctttttaaaagtttatttgtggaatttctttccttaatgtgtttgagccaatcaattgtgttgtgacaaggtaggggtggtacacagaagatagccctattggtaaaagaccaagtccatattatggcaaggacagctcaaatatgcaaagagacacgacagtccatcattactttaagacatgaaggtcagtcaatgcagaacatttcaagaactttgaaagttttttcaagtgcagtcgcaaaaaccatcaagcgctatgattaaactggctctcatgaggaccgccacaggaaagaaagagccagagttacctctgctgcagagaattcattcattagttaccagtctcagaaattgcagcatttacccaagtaaatgcttcacagagttcaagtaacagacacatcttaaaatcaactgttcagaggagactgcgtgaatcaggccttgatggtcgaattgctgtaaagaaaacactactaaaggacaccaagaagaagaagagacctgcttgggacaagaaacacgagcaatggacattagactagtggaaatctgtcctttggtctgatgagtccaaatttgatatgTTTTGTTCCatccgctgtgtctttgtgagatgcagagtaggtgaacggatgatttctGCTGTatgtggttcccatcgtgaagcatggagaaggaggtgtgatggtgtgggagtgctttgctggtgacactgtcagtgattaatttaaaattcaaggcacacttaaccagcatagctaccacagcattctgcagcgatacgcaatCCCATCTGGTATGCAGATAGTGGGActctcatttgtttttcaataggacaacaacccaacacacctctaggctgtgtaagggctatttgaccaagaagtagagtgatggagtgctgcatcagatgacctggcctccacaatcacccgacctcaacccaattgagatggtttggaatgagttggaccgcagagggaaggacaagcagccaacaagtgctcagcatatgtgggaaatgcttcaagactattggaaaagcattcctcatgaagcttgttgagagaatgcaaagagtttgcaaagctgtcatcaaggcaaagggtggctactttgaagaatctaaaatatatttttgatttgtttaacacttttttggttactttatgatcccatgtgttatttcatagttttgatgtcttcactattattatattattctagaaaatagtaaaaatgaatgcgtaggtgtccaaacatttgactggtactgtttgtgtacagtgttagctagctagctaagccaCATATGAATAAGGGAAAGCTGTCTACTCCAacgctacatttacatttatccATGTCAGAAGAAAAAGAGCTGTGACTAGTTAGCTTTGTAAAAacgttaagggagaggttgttgtcctggcaccacacggccaggtctctgacctcctccatatatgctgtctcgtcgttgttggtgatcatgctggagtcgtgcctggcagtGCAGTTATGAGTGaagtgagtacaggaggggactgagcacgcaaccctgaggggcccccatgttcaggatcagcgtggcggatgtgttgttacctacccttaccacctgggtggcctgtcaggaagtccaggatccagttgcagagggaggtgtttagtgccAGGgtacttagcttagtgatgagctttgagggcaatatggtgttggaacgctgagctgtagtcaatgaatagcattctcatataggtgttctttggagtgggtctagggtttctgggataatagtgttgatgtgagccatgaccagtctttcaaagcacttcatggctacagacgtgagtgctacgggtcggtagtcatataggcaggttatcttagtgttcttgggcacaggaactatggtggtctgcttgaaaaatatttgtattacagactcagacagggagaggctgattaatgtcagtgaagacacttgccaattggtcagcgcatgctcggagtatatgtcctggtaatccgtctggccatgcggccttgtaaatgttgacctgtttaaatgtcttacttacatcggctgcggagagcgggatcacacagtcgtccagaacagctgatgctctcatgtatGTTTCATTGTTACTTGCCTCGGAGCAAGTATAGAAGTAATTttgcttgtctggtaggctcgtgtcactgggcagctcttggctgtgcttccctttgtagtctgtaatagtttgcaagccctgccacatccaacgagcgtcagagccggtgtagtacgattcgatctttgtcctgtatcgatgctttgcttgtttggtggttcgtcggagggcatagagggatttcttataagcttccgcgttagagtcccgctccttgaaagcggcagctctactttagctcagtgcggatgtcaaatcaaatctaattttatttgtcacatacacatggttagcagatgttaatgcgagtgtagcgaaatgcttgtgcttctagttccgacagtttagtaataaccaacaagtaatctaactaacaattccaaaactactgtcttatacacagtgtaaggggataaagaacatgtacataaggatatatgaatgagtgatggtacagagcagcataggcaagatacagtagatggtatcgagtacagtatatacatatgagaagagtatgtaaac
Encoded here:
- the LOC123992348 gene encoding interleukin-17C-like, giving the protein MQTLLLLGLFIYKLTLASEAHKHKGCFSAEELEDGALKILRRNRYLKDGHIDETQYHKLGTKKTCPAVLHSQSVDYNNRSVSPWRYSIDSKEGRFPEKIVVAECLCTGCIIVKGHGHHGAEYEDYGYNSVPVVQSQMVLMKTKCTTDPGKYSFSSHYIKVPIACTCVKARTY